A genomic window from Brassica oleracea var. oleracea cultivar TO1000 chromosome C8, BOL, whole genome shotgun sequence includes:
- the LOC106310811 gene encoding indole-3-acetic acid-amido synthetase GH3.17-like has protein sequence MIPSYDPNDTEAGLKLLEDLTTNADAIQQQVLHQILSQNSETEYLRSFIDGESCSIQEIFKNKAPVVNYEDIKPFIQRICDGDSSDILSAQPITELLTSSGTSGGKPKLMPSTAEELDRKTFFYNMLVPVMNKFVNGLDEGKGMYLLFIKPEIKTPSGLQARPVLTSYYKSEQFKNRPFNKYNVITSPNDAILCEDSQQSMYCQLLCGLVQRSHVLRLGAIFASAFLRAVKFLENHFTELCADIRTGTVASWITDSGCRDSVLSILNGPNQELADEIEALFNAKSREGILKRVWPKTKYIEVIVTGSMAQYIPTLEFYSGGLPLVSVMYASSECFFGLNINPLCKPSDVSYTLLPNMAYFEFLPVDDKSHEETQLESRSTDDVSLMDKDRIVDLVNVEIGRYYELIITTFAGLYRYRVGDILKVTGFHNKAPQFSFVERRNVVLSIDTDKTSEEDLMKAVTQAKLIHLQGLLLTEYTSYADTSSIPGHYVLFWELKPRYDNDPPMLDKKMMEDCCSEVEDCLDYVYRRCRNKDGSIGALEMRVVSLGTFDALMDFSISQGSSVNQYKTPRCVKSGGALQILDSRVIGKFFTKRVPQWEPLGLDS, from the exons ATGATACCAAGTTATGATCCAAACGATACAGAGGCTGGTCTCAAGCTTCTTGAGGATCTAACCACAAATGCTGATGCAATTCAACAACAAGTTCTTCACCAAATACTCTCTCAAAACTCAGAAACCGAATATCTCAGGTCGTTTATTGATGGAGAATCTTGCAGTATTCAAGAAATTTTCAAGAACAAAGCCCCTGTGGTAAATTATGAAGACATAAAGCCCTTCATCCAACGAATCTGTGATGGAGACTCATCCGATATCCTCTCTGCTCAACCCATCACTGAGCTTCTCACAAG CTCGGGGACTTCGGGTGGAAAACCAAAATTGATGCCTTCTACAGCTGAAGAGTTGGATAGAAAGACATTTTTCTACAATATGCTTGTGCCCGTCATGAATAA GTTTGTGAATGGGCTTGATGAAGGAAAAGGAATGTACCTTCTGTTCATAAAACCAGAGATCAAGACTCCATCTGGTCTACAGGCACGTCCTGTGTTGACCAGTTACTACAAAAGTGAACAATTCAAGAACAGGCCTTTCAACAAGTACAATGTCATCACTAGCCCTAACGATGCCATTCTTTGTGAAGACAGCCAGCAAAGCATGTACTGTCAGCTTCTTTGCGGTTTAGTCCAGCGATCTCATGTCCTAAGACTCGGTGCTATCTTCGCTTCCGCCTTTCTTCGAGCGGTCAAGTTCTTGGAGAATCATTTCACCGAGCTGTGTGCTGACATTAGAACCGGTACTGTCGCTAGCTGGATCACTGACTCGGGCTGTAGAGACTCGGTTTTGTCGATCCTTAACGGTCCTAACCAAGAACTGGCTGATGAGATCGAGGCTTTGTTCAATGCGAAGTCGCGGGAAGGAATCTTGAAAAGGGTTTGGCCTAAGACGAAGTATATTGAGGTGATTGTGACCGGATCGATGGCTCAGTATATTCCGACACTCGAGTTTTATAGCGGAGGTTTGCCTTTGGTTTCGGTTATGTATGCTTCCTCTGAGTGTTTCTTTGGTCTCAACATCAATCCTCTGTGTAAGCCATCCGATGTTTCTTACACACTTCTTCCTAACATGGCTTACTTTGAGTTCTTGCCTGTTGATGATAAGTCTCATGAAGAGACCCAACTTGAATCGCGTTCTACGGATGATGTTTCCCTTATGGACAAAGACCGTATTGTCGATCTTGTCAATGTGGAAATTGGACGGTACTATGAACTCATCATCACAACATTCGCAG GTTTATACAGATACAGAGTTGGAGATATCCTAAAGGTGACAGGTTTCCACAACAAGGCACCCCAATTCAGTTTCGTGGAGCGAAGAAACGTTGTGTTAAGCATCGACACAGACAAAACCAGCGAAGAAGATCTCATGAAGGCAGTGACACAAGCCAAACTCATCCATCTCCAAGGTCTCTTGCTCACCGAATACACGAGCTATGCGGACACGTCATCAATCCCAGGGCATTACGTGCTCTTCTGGGAGCTGAAGCCACGTTACGACAATGACCCACCAATGCTAGACAAGAAGATGATGGAGGATTGTTGCTCTGAGGTGGAGGATTGTCTGGATTACGTGTACAGGAGGTGCAGGAACAAAGATGGATCAATAGGGGCTTTGGAGATGAGAGTGGTGAGTTTGGGTACTTTTGATGCCTTAATGGACTTTAGCATCTCACAAGGATCTTCAGTGAATCAGTACAAGACACCAAGATGTGTTAAATCTGGAGGAGCTCTTCAGATTCTTGATTCCAGAGTTATTGGGAAGTTCTTTACCAAGAGAGTTCCTCAGTGGGAGCCACTTGGTTTAGATTCTTAG